The following coding sequences lie in one Rutidosis leptorrhynchoides isolate AG116_Rl617_1_P2 chromosome 6, CSIRO_AGI_Rlap_v1, whole genome shotgun sequence genomic window:
- the LOC139854776 gene encoding uncharacterized protein yields MADFLAEMSGELEVINERTALKPLLGETWDLFTDGASYAEGAGAGLVLASPCGEEHTYALRFNFDVTNNEAEYEALLAGLNIARKMNIVKLCVFTDSQLVANQFNRSFEAHDPSMQKYL; encoded by the coding sequence ATGGCGGATTTTCTCGCTGAAATGTCTGGCGAGTTAgaggtgattaatgagcgaacCGCGCTAAAACCATTACTCGGTGAAACTTGGGATTTGTTTACTGATGGCGCTTCGTACGCAGAAGGTGCAGGCGCGGGTTTGGTTTTGGCAAGCCCATGTGGTGAGGAGCATACATATGCATtgcggtttaattttgatgtgacaaataATGAGGCCGAATATGAAGCATTACTCGCAGGCTTAAATATTGCacgaaaaatgaatattgttaagctGTGTGTCTTTACAGATTCGCagttagtagcgaatcagtttaataGATCTTTTGAAGCACACGATCCCTCTATGCAGAAATACTTGTAG
- the LOC139855599 gene encoding iron-sulfur cluster co-chaperone protein HscB homolog — translation MRRNQLITTPLSTFIRKTLNPKSVSIESIQENITQFQIPPKFSTLSGFNPTQQIRFPINPQIHFIWNSNLCSSVSSNETNSCCWNCNNQRPFLICESCGSIQPADHSIDYFKIFGLERKFDIDDGSLEGTYKSWQKKLHPDLVHTKSKEEREYAAEQSARVIDAYTTLRKPLKRAIYVMSLEGIEVDEEQTVSEPELLGEIMEIREAVEEANDSQALNKIHSEMEVKLRRWFDSFANAFKSKEYDEALKAIQRMTYYHRVNEEIVKKL, via the exons ATGAGGAGAAACCAACTTATTACAACACCATTATCAACCTTCATACGAAAAACCCTAAACCCGAAATCCGTTTCAATAGAATCAATTCAAGAAAACATCACCCAATTTCAGATTCCCCCAAAGTTCTCTACTTTATCTGGGTTTAATCCCACCCAACAAATTAGGTTTCCGATAAACCCCCAAATACACTTCATATGGAATTCAAATTTATGTTCTTCAGTGTCTTCTAATGAAACCAACAGCTGCTGCTGGAATTGTAATAATCAAAGGCCGTTTCTGATTTGTGAATCTTGTGGAAGCATTCAACCTGCTGATCATTCAATTGATTACTTCAAGATTTTTGGTTT AGAGAGGAAGTTTGATATTGATGATGGAAGCTTGGAAGGAACTTATAAAAGTTGGCAAAAGAAACTGCATCCTGATTTGGTTCACACAAAATCTAAG GAAGAAAGAGAGTATGCTGCTGAACAGTCAGCTAGGGTTATCGATGCTTATACTACATTACGAAAACCTTTGAAAAGAGCTATTTATGTA ATGAGTCTTGAAGGTATAGAGGTAGATGAAGAACAAACTGTCTCAGAACCAGAGTTGTTGGGAGAG ATTATGGAAATTAGGGAAGCCGTGGAAGAAGCCAACGACTCTCAAGCATTAAATAAAATCCACTCTGAG ATGGAGGTAAAACTGAGACGTTGGTTTGACTCCTTTGCAAATGCTTTTAAAAGTAAAGAATATGATGAAGCGTTAAAAGCAATCCAGAGGATGACTTACTATCATCGTGTGAATGAAGAGATTGTTAAGAAGCTCTAA
- the LOC139852735 gene encoding uncharacterized protein → MIQGDYKSQYAELRDYVCELKRGNVDTTVKFEVEPGTLKSETRVFKRIYICLGPLKKGFKAIGRDLLGLDGAFMKQPATGCILSAVGVDSNNGIYPVAYAIVEQECGSSWTWFLECLGQDLDLSTNSNFTFISDRQKGLIQAVTNVFPCAEHRHCLRHIHGNMKGDFRGVAYKNHLWRCASVTTVPEFEQAMQQLKEFDNEAFVWLAKIPAHQWARSHFTGRAVSDVLLSNMCECFNRWLVDARDKPIVTALEYIREYCMKRIVNVKKNISKTNGPLTPAATKLFEKIKSEAHQCTVLWGGDQRYQVSGKVNQYVVDMETRSCACRKWELTGIPCKHAIAVFYNMSENGLETGEPETWVHPVYLLDTWIKTYQYTIEPLNGRSLWPKAEGMFTLVSPKTISTPGRPKKKRRLSKNEVDVIGDSGKLSSKGKLKKCGTCGTYGHNKSTCTGEKKRSGNVDNKWTKKTVKVKLSPSKKTMVVGKGKKKK, encoded by the exons ATGATTCAAGGGGATTATAAATCTCAGTATGCTGAGCTCAGAGATTATGTTTGTGAATTAAAGAGAGGTAATGTTGATACTACTGTTAAGTTTGAGGTTGAGCCAGGAACCCTAAAGTCTGAAACTAGGGTTTTCAAGAGAATTTACATTTGTTTGGGACCATTGAAGAAGGGTTTTAAAGCAATAGGTAGAGATCTACTTGGGTTGGATGGTGCTTTTATGAAACAACCTGCAACTGGTTGTATTTTGAGTGCTGTAGGGGTTGATTCAAACAATGGCATATATCCTGTAGCATATGCCATTGTTGAACAAGAGTGTGGTTCATCCTGGACTTGGTTCTTAGAGTGCTTGGGTCAAGATCTTGACTTGTCTACcaattctaactttacttttatcaGTGACAGGCAAAAG GGTTTAATACAAGCTGTTACAAATGTGTTTCCTTGTGCTGAGCATAGACATTGCCTTAGACATATTCATGGGAATATGAAAGGGGATTTCAGGGGTGTTGCTTATAAGAATCACTTGTGGAGATGTGCTAGTGTAACAACAGTTCCTGAGTTTGAGCAGGCTATGCAACAATTGAAGGAGTTTGATAATGAAGCTTTTGTTTGGTTAGCTAAAATTCCTGCCCATCAGTGGGCAAGGAGTCATTTTACAGGAAGGGCTGTATCAGATGTGTTGCTCAGTAACATGTGTGAGTGTTTCAACAGATGGTTAGTTGATGCACGTGACAAACCCATAGTTACAGCTTTAGAATACATCCGAGAGTATTGCATGAAGAGAATTGTTAATGTAAAGAAAAACATTTCCAAGACTAATGGCCCTTTAACACCTGCAGCCACCAAATTGTTTGAGAAAATCAAATCTGAGGCTCACCAGTGTACTGTCTTATGGGGTGGAGATCAAAGGTACCAAGTGAGTGGAAAAGTTAATCAATATGTTGTGGATATGGAGACTAGATCATGTGCTTGTAGAAAGTGGGAACTAACAGGGATACCTTGTAAGCATGCAATTGCAGTGTTTTATAACATGAGTGAAAATGGTTTGGAAACTGGTGAACCAGAAACATGGGTTCATCCAGTGTATTTGTTAGATACATGGATCAAAACTTACCAATACACCATTGAGCCATTGAATGGGAGAAGCTTATGGCCAAAGGCAGAAGGCATGTTCACTCTGGTATCACCAAAGACTATTTCCACACCTGGTCGTCCAAAAAAGAAAAGAAGGTTGTCCAAAAATGAAGTTGATGTCATTGGTGATAGTGGTAAACTTAGCTCAAAAG GCAAGCTAAAGAAGTGTGGCACATGTGGTACTTATGGACACAATAAGAGTACTTGTACAGGTGAGAAGAAAAGAAGTGGGAATGTGGATAACAAGTGGACAAAAAAGACAGTGAAAGTTAAGCTATCTCCTTCAAAGAAGACAATGGTAGTTGgaaaagggaagaagaagaagtga